One stretch of Pyxidicoccus trucidator DNA includes these proteins:
- a CDS encoding RagB/SusD family nutrient uptake outer membrane protein — MKNMIQTKKAVLALSAVLGLGCGTLDVTDLNGVSLDEFVETPTESRVLTAATGLLIGHRAGVAVQNGYVAELGVIGREAYIFDGADPRTVEELLGPALDPGGPAFGGNFWAAPYANIRNANTLLAAVDKVTGVTDGEKEAIRGYAKTIEALDFLVVINTRDTNGAPIAVNLPLGQLAPIETKEAVFNHIATLLDEGAAHLAAAEDFPFRMSTGFAGFNTPAAFLKFNRGVRARVAVYQGRYADALTALGQSFIDTSVPADEGSKAAAVASLNVGTYHTFQASSGDQDNNLLSANIFAHPSIVTDAETADGTPTGRVDDRVTRKVRKLEESTSAADGKLSSDLRFTQYASADSSVPIIRNEELILLRAEANIGLSNLDPALTDLNYIRTRSGRLPELTAEQIPTQEAALEQLLKQKRYSLMFEGGHRWIDLRRYNRLDTLPRELDPTYAPHERFPIPATEVNNR; from the coding sequence ATGAAGAACATGATTCAGACGAAGAAGGCAGTTCTGGCGCTCAGCGCCGTGCTGGGACTCGGCTGCGGCACCCTGGACGTCACGGACCTGAACGGCGTGAGCCTGGACGAGTTCGTGGAGACTCCGACGGAGTCTCGCGTCCTCACCGCGGCCACGGGTCTGCTGATTGGCCACCGCGCGGGCGTGGCGGTCCAGAACGGCTACGTGGCCGAGCTGGGCGTCATCGGCCGTGAGGCGTACATCTTCGACGGCGCGGATCCCCGCACCGTGGAGGAGCTGCTGGGGCCCGCGCTGGACCCGGGTGGCCCGGCCTTCGGCGGCAACTTCTGGGCGGCCCCGTACGCCAACATCCGCAACGCCAACACGCTGCTGGCGGCGGTGGACAAGGTGACGGGCGTGACGGACGGCGAGAAGGAAGCCATCCGCGGCTACGCGAAGACCATCGAGGCGCTGGACTTCCTGGTCGTCATCAACACGCGGGACACCAATGGCGCGCCCATCGCGGTGAACCTGCCCCTGGGCCAGCTGGCTCCCATCGAGACCAAGGAGGCGGTGTTCAACCACATCGCCACGTTGCTCGACGAGGGCGCGGCGCACCTGGCCGCCGCGGAAGACTTCCCGTTCCGGATGAGCACCGGGTTCGCCGGCTTCAACACCCCGGCCGCGTTCCTGAAGTTCAACCGCGGGGTGAGGGCCCGCGTGGCCGTGTACCAGGGCCGGTATGCGGACGCGCTGACCGCCCTGGGCCAGTCGTTCATCGACACCAGCGTCCCCGCGGACGAGGGCTCGAAGGCGGCGGCCGTCGCGTCGCTGAACGTCGGCACCTACCACACGTTCCAGGCGTCCTCGGGTGACCAGGACAACAACCTGCTCAGCGCCAACATCTTCGCGCACCCGTCCATCGTGACGGACGCGGAGACGGCGGACGGCACGCCGACCGGCAGGGTGGACGACCGCGTGACGCGCAAGGTTCGCAAGCTGGAGGAGTCCACCAGCGCGGCGGACGGGAAGCTGTCCTCGGACCTGCGCTTCACCCAGTACGCCAGCGCCGACTCGTCGGTGCCCATCATCCGCAACGAGGAGCTCATCCTCCTGCGGGCGGAGGCCAACATCGGCCTGAGCAACCTCGACCCGGCGCTGACGGACCTGAACTACATCCGCACCCGGTCCGGCCGGCTCCCGGAGCTGACCGCCGAGCAGATTCCCACCCAGGAAGCCGCGCTGGAGCAGCTGCTGAAGCAGAAGCGGTACTCGCTCATGTTCGAGGGTGGCCACCGGTGGATCGACCTGCGCCGCTACAACCGGCTGGACACGCTCCCCCGCGAGCTCGACCCCACCTACGCCCCGCACGAGCGCTTCCCCATCCCCGCCACTGAAGTGAACAACCGCTAG
- a CDS encoding NAD(P)-dependent oxidoreductase: MKVAFIGLGNMGLPMAKNLLAAGHGLAVWNRTQAKAAPLQQQGARVASTPAEASRDAEVVVSMLADDAAVEDAVLGSQGVHAGLVKGAVHVSSSTISVALSERLTEAHASAGQGYVSAPVFGRPDAAAAKQLWVVTAGPRADVERCRPLLESLGRGLTVLGERAASANVVKLSGNFLIASMMEALGEAFALTRKSGVEPKVFLEVFQSVFARSPIFERYAQLIAEEKYSPAGFTMKLGLKDVGLVLEAGRAAGVPMPLGSLLRDQYLGGVAQGHGDLDWAALGALVAERAGLKQGPR; encoded by the coding sequence ATGAAGGTCGCATTCATCGGACTGGGCAACATGGGCCTGCCCATGGCGAAGAACCTGCTCGCGGCGGGGCACGGGCTGGCGGTGTGGAACCGCACGCAGGCCAAGGCCGCGCCGCTCCAGCAGCAGGGCGCGCGCGTGGCCAGCACACCCGCCGAGGCCTCGCGGGACGCGGAGGTGGTGGTCAGCATGCTCGCGGACGACGCCGCCGTGGAGGACGCCGTCCTCGGAAGCCAGGGCGTGCACGCGGGGCTGGTGAAGGGCGCCGTCCACGTCTCGTCGAGCACCATCTCCGTGGCCCTCTCCGAGCGCCTCACGGAGGCCCACGCGAGCGCGGGGCAGGGCTACGTCTCCGCGCCGGTGTTCGGCCGTCCGGATGCCGCCGCCGCGAAGCAGCTCTGGGTGGTGACCGCCGGGCCTCGCGCGGACGTGGAGCGCTGCCGGCCGCTGCTGGAGTCCCTGGGACGTGGGCTCACCGTGCTGGGCGAGCGGGCCGCGTCCGCCAACGTGGTGAAGCTGTCCGGCAACTTCCTCATCGCGTCGATGATGGAGGCGCTCGGCGAGGCGTTCGCCCTCACGCGCAAGTCCGGCGTGGAGCCGAAGGTGTTCCTGGAGGTCTTCCAGTCCGTCTTCGCGCGCTCGCCCATCTTCGAGCGCTACGCCCAGCTCATCGCCGAGGAGAAGTACTCACCCGCCGGCTTCACCATGAAGCTGGGACTCAAGGACGTGGGGCTGGTGCTGGAGGCCGGCCGCGCCGCCGGGGTGCCCATGCCCCTGGGCAGCCTGCTGAGAGACCAGTACCTGGGGGGCGTCGCGCAGGGCCACGGGGACCTGGACTGGGCCGCACTGGGGGCCCTCGTCGCGGAGCGCGCGGGGCTGAAGCAGGGACCGCGGTAA
- a CDS encoding putative ABC exporter domain-containing protein, translating into MSFPRAVLFLWGASLRNRVRRQLARLRRPRYLLGALVGLAYVYSVLTRGLGMRGLGSASAGVRLFAELSLVGSALGTVFAAWVLGRDRPSLSFTETEVVQLFPAPVTRRALLHYKLARGLLGTTVGALFATLFIGRVVSSAPVLFFLGTTLALGTLYLHSTAASFTRTRLAAWGGWGVAVHWGAVGLVLAAVALAVFATLRTYPFPAEVSSSRVLRGWLQTVVESPGLDAVLWPGRVLVEPALAKNVGGFLRALPPVLALLAAHYVWVLLAEVPFEETAVVRAESRTRERALRASGRMARAGTFTVKKPPFRLVARGRPEVALIWKNLIARKRMAGGAAAFALFVVLGGAIAAMMGDARLFTDTRRVVGPLALTLAVMLTVVGPSAFRMDLRMDLAKLDLLRAMPLTGRQVVGAELAASALSVGGFQLGLLGVALLVGPGAEAELLGDWWWPGGLALAVLLPSVSLAGLFVQNAAVVLFPAWVTADTGERARGLEAMGQRLLTLVGSLVVTLAGLMPSALVAVLVGVPLWPVLGEWALSVAALAAAGVLVGEVWLGVLALGRAFERLDVSEDRPE; encoded by the coding sequence GTGAGCTTTCCGCGCGCGGTGCTCTTCCTCTGGGGCGCGTCCCTGCGCAACCGCGTGCGGCGGCAGCTCGCGCGGCTTCGGCGGCCGCGCTACCTGCTGGGCGCGCTGGTGGGGCTGGCGTACGTGTACTCCGTCCTCACGCGGGGGCTGGGCATGCGGGGCCTGGGCAGCGCGTCCGCGGGCGTGCGGCTGTTCGCGGAGCTGTCGCTGGTGGGCTCGGCGCTGGGGACGGTGTTCGCCGCGTGGGTGCTGGGGCGGGACAGGCCCTCGCTGTCCTTCACCGAGACGGAGGTGGTGCAGCTCTTCCCCGCGCCCGTCACCCGGCGCGCGCTGCTGCACTACAAGCTGGCGCGCGGGCTGCTGGGCACGACGGTGGGCGCGCTGTTCGCCACGCTCTTCATCGGCCGGGTGGTGAGCAGCGCGCCCGTGCTGTTCTTCCTGGGCACCACCCTGGCCCTGGGGACGCTGTACCTGCACTCGACGGCGGCCTCCTTCACCCGTACCCGGCTGGCGGCGTGGGGAGGCTGGGGCGTGGCGGTGCACTGGGGCGCGGTGGGGCTGGTGCTGGCCGCCGTGGCGCTGGCGGTGTTCGCCACGCTGCGGACGTACCCGTTCCCCGCCGAGGTCTCCTCGTCGCGCGTGCTGCGCGGGTGGCTGCAGACGGTGGTGGAGTCACCGGGCCTGGACGCGGTGCTGTGGCCGGGGCGGGTGCTGGTGGAGCCGGCGCTGGCGAAGAACGTGGGCGGCTTCCTCCGCGCGCTTCCACCGGTGCTGGCGCTGCTGGCGGCGCACTACGTCTGGGTGCTGCTGGCGGAGGTGCCCTTCGAGGAGACGGCGGTGGTGCGGGCGGAGTCGCGCACGCGCGAGCGGGCGCTGCGGGCCTCGGGGCGGATGGCGCGGGCGGGGACGTTCACCGTGAAGAAGCCGCCCTTCCGGCTGGTGGCGCGGGGGCGGCCGGAGGTGGCGCTCATCTGGAAGAACCTCATCGCCCGCAAGCGGATGGCGGGCGGGGCGGCGGCTTTTGCCCTCTTCGTCGTCCTCGGCGGCGCCATCGCCGCGATGATGGGTGACGCGCGCCTGTTCACGGACACGCGGCGGGTGGTGGGGCCGCTGGCGCTGACGCTGGCGGTGATGCTGACGGTGGTGGGCCCGAGCGCCTTCCGCATGGACCTGCGCATGGACCTGGCGAAGCTGGACCTGCTGCGGGCCATGCCTCTCACCGGGCGGCAGGTGGTGGGCGCGGAGCTGGCGGCGTCCGCGCTGTCGGTGGGGGGCTTCCAGCTCGGGCTGCTGGGGGTGGCGCTGCTGGTGGGCCCCGGTGCGGAGGCGGAGTTGCTGGGCGACTGGTGGTGGCCCGGGGGACTGGCGCTGGCGGTGCTGCTGCCCTCGGTGTCGCTGGCGGGCCTCTTCGTGCAGAACGCGGCGGTGGTGCTGTTCCCCGCGTGGGTGACGGCGGATACCGGTGAGCGGGCGCGCGGCCTGGAGGCCATGGGCCAGCGGCTGCTGACGCTGGTGGGCTCGCTGGTGGTGACGCTCGCCGGGCTGATGCCGTCGGCGCTGGTGGCGGTGCTGGTGGGCGTGCCGCTGTGGCCCGTGCTGGGCGAGTGGGCCCTGTCGGTGGCGGCCCTGGCCGCGGCGGGCGTGCTGGTGGGCGAGGTGTGGCTGGGAGTCCTTGCCCTGGGCCGTGCCTTCGAGCGCCTGGACGTGTCCGAGGACCGACCGGAGTAG
- a CDS encoding ABC transporter ATP-binding protein, translating to MESVLRVEELEKVYGDVKAVQGLTFEVAPGEVLGLVGPNGAGKTSTLRCLAGILPPSSGRVVVAGHELGRETVDAKRALAFLPDEPRFFEYLTVWEHLNFTARLYGVEDWEARGKALLEEMELSGKEKSLPGELSRGMKQKLSIACGFLHSPKLILLDEPLTGLDPIGIRRMKASLRRRAEEGAALVLSSHLLPLVEELCHRLLVIAGGRAVALGSLAEIRARLSGAEVEGASLEELFIRITSAASEPGPPAP from the coding sequence ATGGAATCCGTCTTGCGGGTGGAGGAGCTGGAGAAGGTCTACGGCGACGTGAAGGCGGTGCAGGGGCTCACCTTCGAGGTGGCTCCCGGCGAGGTGCTCGGGCTCGTGGGGCCCAACGGCGCGGGGAAGACGTCCACGCTGCGCTGCCTCGCGGGCATCCTTCCGCCCAGCTCGGGACGCGTGGTGGTGGCGGGGCATGAGCTCGGGCGCGAGACGGTGGATGCGAAGCGCGCCCTGGCCTTCCTCCCGGACGAGCCGCGCTTCTTCGAGTACCTCACCGTGTGGGAGCACCTGAACTTCACCGCGCGCCTCTACGGCGTGGAGGACTGGGAGGCGCGAGGCAAGGCGCTGCTGGAGGAGATGGAGCTGTCCGGCAAGGAGAAGTCGCTGCCGGGCGAGCTGTCGCGGGGCATGAAGCAGAAGCTGTCCATTGCCTGCGGCTTCCTGCACTCGCCGAAGCTCATCCTCCTGGACGAGCCGCTCACCGGGCTGGACCCCATCGGCATCCGCCGGATGAAGGCGTCGCTGCGGCGCCGGGCGGAGGAGGGCGCGGCGCTGGTGCTGTCCTCGCACCTGCTCCCGCTCGTCGAGGAGCTGTGCCACCGGCTGCTGGTGATTGCCGGAGGCCGCGCGGTGGCGCTGGGCAGCCTCGCGGAGATTCGCGCGCGGCTCAGCGGGGCGGAGGTGGAGGGCGCGTCGCTGGAGGAGCTCTTCATCCGCATCACCAGCGCGGCGTCGGAGCCGGGACCGCCCGCCCCGTGA
- a CDS encoding response regulator produces MTQQIRALVVDDSQAMRRSIMYALQRLTGMVCTEAQDGAEGLKKLTQGRYDLVLTDINMPLMDGLKLISHIRQATDHRNVPIVVITTESAAADRERAMKLGASAYLVKPVQAKVVMDTVRDLLKLD; encoded by the coding sequence ATGACGCAGCAGATCCGAGCCCTGGTGGTGGACGACTCGCAGGCGATGCGGCGCAGCATCATGTACGCCCTGCAGCGCCTCACTGGCATGGTCTGCACCGAGGCGCAGGACGGAGCGGAGGGGCTGAAGAAGCTCACGCAGGGCCGCTATGACCTGGTGCTGACGGACATCAACATGCCGCTGATGGACGGGCTGAAGCTCATCAGCCACATCCGCCAGGCGACGGACCACCGGAACGTGCCCATCGTCGTCATCACCACGGAGAGCGCGGCGGCGGACCGCGAGCGGGCGATGAAGCTGGGCGCGAGCGCGTACCTGGTGAAGCCCGTGCAGGCGAAGGTGGTGATGGATACCGTGAGGGACTTGCTGAAGCTGGACTGA
- the cheB gene encoding chemotaxis-specific protein-glutamate methyltransferase CheB — translation MSAQDSISVLVIDDSAHNRHTLSTLLESASDVRVLDRAADGEEGLKKVLELKPDVVTLDLEMPKLGGYTFLRLLMRTVPTPVIVISSYSHKSDVFKALELGAFDFIAKPPRGTREELDVLREELLDKVRAARHVRPGQRHAAPGARAMAVAGELPLVVAVGASTGGPPAVQRLLEGLASEPTPCVLVCQHMPSQFTRAFAERLDRIGPFTVTEACDGDVVQPGHVYIAPGGRHMVVADRGTRLELHTPPPTPLDKYAPSVDRLFTSVAQVLGPRALAVVLTGMGADGSEGAREVARAGGEVWAESEETAVVFGMPGEAIATGAVKRVLRLGEMGPALATLAKRKR, via the coding sequence ATGAGCGCGCAGGACTCCATCTCCGTGCTCGTCATCGACGACTCGGCGCACAACCGCCACACCCTCAGCACGCTGCTGGAGTCGGCCTCGGACGTGCGGGTGCTGGACCGCGCGGCTGACGGCGAGGAGGGGCTGAAGAAGGTCCTGGAGCTGAAGCCGGACGTGGTCACGCTGGATTTGGAGATGCCCAAGCTGGGCGGCTACACCTTCCTCCGGCTGCTGATGCGCACGGTGCCCACGCCCGTCATCGTCATCTCCAGCTACTCGCACAAGTCGGACGTCTTCAAGGCACTGGAGCTGGGCGCGTTCGACTTCATCGCCAAGCCGCCGCGCGGCACGCGCGAGGAACTGGACGTGCTGCGCGAAGAGCTGCTGGACAAGGTGCGGGCGGCGCGGCACGTGCGGCCCGGGCAGCGGCACGCGGCGCCCGGCGCGCGGGCCATGGCGGTGGCGGGCGAGCTGCCGCTGGTGGTGGCGGTGGGCGCGTCCACGGGCGGCCCCCCGGCAGTGCAGCGGCTGCTGGAGGGGCTGGCCTCGGAGCCGACCCCGTGCGTGCTGGTGTGCCAGCACATGCCCTCGCAATTCACACGGGCGTTCGCGGAACGTCTTGACCGCATCGGCCCCTTCACGGTGACGGAGGCGTGCGACGGAGACGTGGTGCAGCCCGGACATGTGTACATCGCCCCGGGTGGGCGGCACATGGTGGTAGCAGACCGTGGCACGAGGCTGGAGCTGCACACCCCGCCGCCCACGCCGCTGGACAAATACGCACCGAGCGTGGATCGGCTCTTCACCAGCGTGGCACAGGTGCTGGGGCCTCGCGCGCTGGCGGTGGTGTTGACGGGCATGGGCGCGGATGGCTCGGAGGGCGCACGCGAGGTGGCCCGCGCCGGCGGCGAGGTGTGGGCCGAGTCGGAGGAGACGGCCGTGGTGTTCGGCATGCCCGGTGAGGCCATTGCCACCGGAGCAGTGAAGCGGGTGCTGCGGCTGGGGGAGATGGGCCCCGCGCTGGCGACCCTGGCGAAGCGGAAGCGGTAG
- a CDS encoding CheR family methyltransferase — MTRFDDGRPEMTLEEFRLLRDHVYSHCGILVHEDMKFVMERRLWPRLEALGLMDFGAYHRYLRYDAQRHAELEAAVESLTTHETYFFREPSQLKAFCDELLPILEKRNGRTRRLRLWSAGCSSGEEAYTLAMLLKDSRRFDDWDVEVYGTDISRRVLTLARRAEYGPSALRATSADLLERFFVPVGNNRVRVRDEVRAWVSFGHHNLLDETGSQLVPRMDVVFCRNVMIYFDLAARRRVLRIVRDRLVPGGYLLLGHSENLLNLGADFELVHLRGDLVYRRPELPGLTGGEGR, encoded by the coding sequence GTGACTCGCTTCGACGATGGACGTCCGGAGATGACGCTGGAGGAGTTCCGGCTCCTCAGGGACCACGTGTACTCGCACTGCGGCATCCTGGTGCACGAGGACATGAAGTTCGTCATGGAGCGCCGGCTGTGGCCCCGGCTGGAGGCGCTGGGGCTGATGGACTTCGGCGCGTACCACCGCTACCTGCGCTACGACGCCCAGCGGCACGCGGAGCTGGAGGCGGCCGTCGAGTCGCTCACCACGCACGAGACGTACTTCTTCCGCGAGCCCTCGCAGCTCAAGGCCTTCTGCGACGAGCTGCTGCCCATCCTGGAGAAGCGCAACGGGCGCACGCGGCGGCTGCGGCTGTGGTCGGCGGGGTGCTCGTCCGGAGAGGAGGCCTACACGCTGGCCATGCTCCTCAAGGACAGCCGCCGCTTCGACGACTGGGACGTGGAGGTGTATGGCACGGACATCTCCCGGCGTGTGCTGACGCTGGCTCGGCGCGCGGAGTACGGGCCGTCCGCGCTGCGCGCCACGTCGGCGGACCTGCTGGAGCGCTTCTTCGTTCCGGTGGGCAACAACCGCGTGCGGGTGCGTGACGAGGTGCGCGCCTGGGTGTCCTTCGGCCACCACAACCTGCTGGACGAGACGGGCAGCCAGCTGGTGCCGCGCATGGACGTCGTCTTCTGCCGCAACGTGATGATCTACTTCGACCTGGCCGCGCGCCGCAGGGTGCTCCGCATCGTCCGGGACAGGCTGGTGCCCGGGGGCTACCTGCTGCTCGGCCACTCGGAGAACCTGTTGAACCTGGGCGCGGACTTCGAGCTGGTGCACCTGCGCGGAGACCTGGTGTACCGCCGGCCGGAGCTTCCAGGGCTGACGGGAGGGGAGGGGCGATGA
- a CDS encoding HEAT repeat domain-containing protein, which yields MNPLPEFPAEEERYRALQELDPGTTGALEVLVAGLHDESWRVRHVAAETLKRLPSSRDVAERLIRVLDERGETGARNAAAEALAGLGGAALGPLVRLLSHPDPDQRKFAADILGQLGQRTAEMPLVQALEDPDLNVRVSVSEALGRVGGEHSARALEALLADPEPLLRLSALEGLALLRRPPPLHVVLALLDDSRLQRSAFRVLGLVPQVVATERICQGLASGVRSVREAALGALGTQVTLAESVRRGEIEAVVLAALRRLPDAGERLAQALEAEDVTVRAGALVAAAALGEPSLALPVAEAAREDRLLREVLNTLSRLGPEGGRALLGHMADLSSPARAAAAEALVDLVDADSVTALCALLEWAEDDLRAVVVRALGRTRSPEAVPPLVDLLVDPALAGAATRALGVLAGSNRAAVLAALEAAVARRATSAAVAALARVGGAPALPALRQLARDAEPTWRAAAVEAVSEVDGGVGRELARAALADEAMQVRISGVRAMGRLGGPEAGALLRPALHDEDVSVRLAAVEAVGACGAVDRATDLEVLVRHPDGALAVAAVRALSRLGLAVPGVLRNAASHPDAEVVKAALSAGAETEEGVSLALSLLGHPRWDVRAAAARVLGDSGGPECLDAARLALEAEADALARQTLSDAVERLSRR from the coding sequence ATGAACCCCCTGCCCGAGTTCCCCGCGGAGGAGGAGCGCTACCGCGCGCTCCAGGAGCTGGACCCGGGGACGACGGGCGCACTGGAGGTGCTCGTCGCCGGCCTGCACGACGAGAGCTGGCGCGTGCGCCACGTGGCGGCCGAGACCCTCAAGCGGCTGCCGTCCTCGCGCGACGTGGCCGAGCGCCTCATCCGCGTGCTGGACGAGCGGGGCGAGACGGGCGCGCGCAACGCGGCGGCGGAGGCGCTGGCCGGCCTGGGCGGCGCGGCGCTGGGGCCCCTGGTGCGGCTGCTCTCGCACCCGGACCCGGACCAGCGCAAGTTCGCGGCGGACATCCTCGGGCAGCTCGGGCAGCGCACCGCGGAAATGCCGCTGGTGCAGGCGCTGGAGGACCCGGACCTCAACGTGCGGGTGTCCGTGTCGGAGGCGCTGGGCCGGGTGGGCGGTGAGCACTCGGCGCGAGCGCTGGAGGCGCTGCTGGCGGACCCGGAGCCGCTGCTGAGGCTGTCCGCGTTGGAGGGGCTCGCGCTGCTGCGCCGCCCGCCACCGCTGCACGTGGTGCTGGCCCTGCTGGACGACTCACGGCTGCAGCGCAGCGCCTTCCGCGTGCTGGGCCTGGTGCCGCAGGTGGTGGCCACGGAGCGCATCTGCCAGGGGCTGGCGTCGGGGGTGCGCTCGGTGCGCGAGGCCGCGCTGGGCGCGCTGGGCACGCAGGTGACGCTGGCGGAGTCGGTGCGGCGCGGGGAAATCGAGGCGGTGGTGCTCGCGGCGCTGCGGCGGCTGCCGGACGCGGGGGAGCGGCTGGCCCAGGCGCTGGAGGCCGAGGACGTGACGGTGCGCGCGGGCGCGCTGGTGGCGGCGGCGGCGCTGGGCGAGCCGTCGCTGGCGCTGCCGGTGGCGGAGGCGGCGCGAGAGGACCGGCTGCTGCGCGAGGTGCTGAACACGCTGAGCCGGCTGGGGCCGGAGGGCGGGCGCGCGCTGCTGGGCCACATGGCGGACCTGTCCTCCCCGGCGCGGGCGGCGGCGGCCGAGGCGCTGGTGGACCTGGTGGATGCCGACTCGGTGACGGCGCTATGCGCGCTGCTGGAGTGGGCGGAGGACGACCTGCGCGCGGTGGTGGTGCGGGCGCTGGGGCGCACGCGCTCGCCGGAGGCGGTGCCTCCGTTGGTGGACCTGCTGGTGGACCCGGCCCTCGCGGGCGCGGCGACGCGGGCGCTGGGCGTGCTGGCGGGCAGCAACCGGGCGGCGGTGCTGGCGGCGCTGGAAGCGGCCGTGGCGCGCCGTGCGACATCGGCGGCGGTGGCCGCCCTGGCCCGGGTGGGCGGTGCGCCCGCGCTGCCCGCGCTGCGGCAATTGGCCCGGGACGCGGAGCCCACGTGGCGCGCGGCGGCGGTGGAGGCCGTGAGCGAGGTGGATGGGGGCGTGGGCCGCGAGCTGGCGCGCGCGGCGCTGGCGGACGAGGCGATGCAGGTGCGCATCTCCGGGGTGCGGGCCATGGGACGGCTGGGCGGCCCGGAGGCAGGGGCGCTGCTGCGGCCCGCGCTGCACGACGAGGATGTCTCCGTGCGCCTGGCCGCGGTGGAGGCGGTGGGCGCGTGCGGAGCGGTGGACCGGGCGACAGACCTGGAAGTGCTGGTGCGGCACCCGGATGGCGCGCTGGCGGTGGCGGCGGTGCGTGCGCTGTCCCGGCTGGGCCTGGCGGTGCCCGGGGTGCTGAGGAATGCCGCGAGCCACCCGGACGCGGAGGTGGTGAAGGCGGCGTTGTCCGCGGGCGCGGAGACCGAGGAGGGAGTGTCGCTGGCGTTGTCGCTGCTGGGCCACCCGCGCTGGGACGTGCGCGCGGCGGCGGCCCGGGTGCTGGGAGATTCGGGCGGGCCGGAGTGCCTGGACGCCGCCCGCCTGGCGCTGGAGGCGGAAGCGGACGCCCTGGCCCGGCAGACCCTGTCCGACGCGGTGGAGCGCCTGTCCCGGCGCTGA
- a CDS encoding chemotaxis protein CheW, translating to MKDPVNLLARRPRAVLDAPAQEADTLVQLCAFFVGSEEYVLDIMRVEEILPLQRVTPIPHAPSFVEGVLHLRGIILPVVDLRRRLLGQASPESPKSRLLVCRLGTRRVAVRVDRVAEVLRVRRGDIKPAPALVVAGRSPFVVGVCGPPDRLRLLLDLKALLRAELERESSRRPE from the coding sequence ATGAAGGACCCGGTCAACCTCCTGGCGCGCCGCCCGCGCGCGGTGCTGGACGCTCCCGCCCAGGAGGCGGACACGCTGGTGCAACTGTGCGCCTTCTTCGTGGGCAGCGAGGAGTACGTGCTGGACATCATGCGCGTGGAGGAAATCCTCCCGCTCCAGCGCGTCACACCCATCCCCCATGCGCCGTCCTTCGTGGAGGGCGTGCTGCACCTGCGGGGCATCATCCTGCCGGTGGTGGACCTGCGGCGCCGGCTGCTGGGGCAGGCTTCGCCGGAGTCGCCGAAGTCTCGGCTGCTGGTGTGCCGGCTGGGCACGCGGCGTGTGGCGGTGCGGGTGGACCGGGTGGCGGAGGTGCTGCGCGTGCGCAGGGGTGACATCAAGCCCGCGCCCGCGCTGGTGGTGGCGGGGCGCTCGCCCTTCGTGGTGGGCGTCTGCGGGCCGCCGGACAGGCTGCGGCTGTTGCTGGACTTGAAGGCGTTGTTGCGCGCGGAGCTGGAGCGAGAGTCCTCACGGAGGCCCGAGTGA
- a CDS encoding chemotaxis protein CheW, whose translation MSRFAELLDDFFYRPDEDVAGLQDFAAGSDGAQTTAPEEVPEEYLAFLLEGECYAVPIRLVREIAKVPPMTEIPRAEPHLLGVMNLRGELLPAYDIKMRLRLAERAPVVAGPEAAPPPRDARILVLRTESGPAGVWVDGVTGVVKLKPSMLEPAPPGLRSGDRDCVVGIGRRGPTLYILLDPEQALAS comes from the coding sequence GTGTCCCGGTTCGCAGAGCTACTCGACGACTTCTTCTACCGCCCGGACGAGGACGTCGCCGGCTTGCAGGACTTCGCCGCCGGCAGTGACGGCGCGCAGACGACCGCCCCGGAGGAGGTGCCGGAGGAGTACCTCGCGTTCCTCCTGGAGGGCGAGTGCTACGCGGTGCCCATCCGTCTCGTGCGGGAAATCGCGAAGGTGCCTCCGATGACGGAGATTCCCCGCGCGGAGCCCCACCTGCTGGGCGTGATGAACCTGCGCGGCGAGCTGCTGCCCGCCTACGACATCAAGATGCGGCTGCGGCTGGCGGAGCGGGCCCCGGTCGTGGCGGGCCCCGAAGCGGCCCCTCCTCCGAGAGACGCGCGCATCCTCGTGCTGCGCACGGAGTCGGGCCCCGCCGGAGTGTGGGTGGACGGTGTCACCGGCGTGGTGAAGCTGAAGCCGTCCATGCTGGAGCCGGCGCCGCCGGGGCTGCGCTCGGGAGACCGAGACTGCGTGGTGGGCATCGGCCGCCGGGGGCCGACGCTCTACATCCTCCTGGACCCGGAACAGGCGCTCGCCTCATGA